A genomic region of Globicephala melas chromosome 9, mGloMel1.2, whole genome shotgun sequence contains the following coding sequences:
- the PRSS37 gene encoding probable inactive serine protease 37, producing the protein MKFIFCLSVLAGTVFPAQSSVQKEDHAPYLVYLKSHFNPCVGVLIKSSWVLAPAHCYLPNLKVMLGNLRIRIRDGTEQIIDPIQIVRYWNYSHSSPQDDLMLIRLAKPAILNHKVQPIPLATSTVKPGTICMLSGLDWSQDNSGRHPDLRQNLEAPMMSDADCQKTEQGKSHRNSICVKFVKVLSRIFGEVAVATVICKGKLQGIEVGHFREGDVGIYTNVQKYITWIENVTKDK; encoded by the exons ATGAAATTTATCTTCTGTTTGAGTGTCCTTGCTG GGACAGTTTTCCCCGCTCAATCATCTGTGCAGAAAGAAGACCATGCCCCCTATTTGGTATACCTCAAGTCTCACTTCAACCCCTGTGTGGGTGTCCTCATCAAAAGCAGCTGGGTGCTGGCGCCTGCTCACTGCTACCTACC AAACCTGAAAGTGATGCTGGGAAATCTCAGGATCAGAATCAGAGATGGGACAGAGCAGATAATTGACCCTATCCAGATTGTCCGCTACTGGAACTACAGTCATAGTTCCCCCCAGGATGACCTCATGCTCATTAGGCTGGCTAAGCCCGCCATCCTCAACCATAAAGTCCAGCCCATTCCCCTCGCCACCAGCACCGTCAAGCCAGGCACCATCTGTATGCTTTCAGGCTTGGACTGGAGCCAAGACAACAGCG GCAGACACCCTGATTTAAGGCAGAACCTGGAGGCCCCCATGATGTCTGATGCAGACTGCCAGAAAACCGAACAAGGAAAAAGCCACAGAAACTCCATATGCGTTAAATTTGTGAAAGTGCTCAGTCGAATTTTTGGG GAGGTGGCCGTTGCTACTGTCATCTGCAAAGGCAAGCTACAGGGGATCGAGGTCGGACACTTCAGGGAAGGGGATGTGGGCATCTACACCAATGTTCAGAAATATATCACCTGGATTGAGAACGTCACTAAAGACAAATAA
- the LOC115851934 gene encoding LOW QUALITY PROTEIN: taste receptor type 2 member 5 (The sequence of the model RefSeq protein was modified relative to this genomic sequence to represent the inferred CDS: substituted 1 base at 1 genomic stop codon) yields the protein MLTAVLGLLMLVAVAEFLIGLVGNGVLVAWSFGEWLRKFKGSSYNLIVLGLAVCXFLLQWLIMVDLSLFPLFQSSHWLRYLNVFWVLVSQTSLWFATFLSVFYCRKIMTFEHPVYLWLKQRACCLSHWCLLVYFMISLLLIVQGSLEFSNLSQGNSSILYPPSNWHCLYILWLNTGSIMPFMVLLISSGMQIVSLCRHRRKMNVHTVGRRDAQAKAHITVLKSLGCFLILYIVYILASPFSITSRPFPADLTALFISETLMAAYASLHSVILIMGNPRMKQTCQRILWKTVYTWRERSGKETVLRHFFDSSPKGG from the coding sequence ATGCTGACTGCTGTCCTAGGACTGTTAATGCTGGTAGCAGTGGCTGAATTTCTCATTGGCCTGGTTGGAAATGGAGTCCTCGTGGCCTGGAGTTTTGGAGAATGGCTCAGAAAATTCAAGGGGTCCTCATATAACCTCATTGTCCTGGGCCTGGCTGTCTGTTGATTTCTTCTGCAGTGGTTGATTATGGTGGACTTAAGTCTGTTTCCACTTTTCCAGAGCAGCCATTGGCTTCGCTATCTCAATGTCTTCTGGGTCTTAGTAAGCCAGACCAGCCTGTGGTTTGCCACTTTTCTCAGTGTCTTCTACTGCAGGAAGATCATGACCTTTGAACACCCTGTCTACTTGTGGCTGAAGCAGAGGGCCTGTTGTCTGAGTCACTGGTGCCTTCTGGTGTACTTCATGATCAGTTTGTTACTTATAGTTCAGGGTAGCTTAGAGTTCTCCAATCTTTCCCAAGGAAACAGCAGCATTTTATACCCCCCTTCAAACTGGCACTGTCTGTATATATTATGGCTCAATACAGGAAGTATAATGCCCTTCATGGTGTTGCTTATTTCCTCTGGGATGCAGATTGTCTCTTTGTGTAGACACCGCAGGAAGATGAATGTCCATACAGTCGGCAGGAGAGATGCTCAGGCCAAGGCTCACATCACTGTCCTGAAGTCCTTGGGCTGTTTCCTTATACTTTACATAGTTTACATCCTGGCCAGCCCCTTCTCCATCACCTCCAGGCCTTTTCCTGCTGATCTTACCGCTCTCTTCATCTCTGAGACACTCATGGCTGCCTACGCTTCTCTTCATTCTGTCATATTGATCATGGGGAATCCCAGGATGAAGCAGACTTGTCAGAGAATCCTGTGGAAGACAGTGTACACTTGGAGAGAAAGGAGTGGTAAGGAGACTGTTTTGAGACACTTTTTTGATAGCTCTCCAAAAGGGGGCTga